A genomic region of Anopheles coustani chromosome 3, idAnoCousDA_361_x.2, whole genome shotgun sequence contains the following coding sequences:
- the LOC131260731 gene encoding catenin delta-2, whose amino-acid sequence MHSEDDLIARAQQHNQQQTTQQITTITKVVREVKQLGPDGGQPFDYVAMPLDMGTDGQPIDYVSMPMGMYTTRTQYLNFNHMDQPEQLVGGAPQSHLQPGGKVLGGGIGAGGGGGGGGGGPGGSMAGGQGHYQDYEHYAQYTDTGYDLGQPTHHPGHHAQSYLGDYQMNDRSNTPHTSSENSESSIPMPMGVAQLGNPSANLLAAGPGGYLQGQYDEMGEYVIAPSPGGPVDRLYPDNPSAMVYGYVSTPPYGTISSHMDPNGVGGVVEPTYATKQQLAYEAATGQQRGAGGGGSVMAPDGSCYYDGGDDDLHQQMSNLQIHNHVFLQHIITSPGGGGGRGGAGVANGPGEGSGGAGGMLDLDEQRQMKWRDPNLTEVIGFLSHPNNAIKANAAAYLQHLCYMDDPNKQRTRTLGGIPPLVKLLGHENTDVFRNACGALRNLSYGRQNDENKRAINAAGGIQALIHLLRRTAESDIKELVTGIIWNMSSCEDLKRFIIDDAVVVIVSYIIIPHSGWDPANPGETCWSTVFRNASGILRNVSSAGEYARKKLRECEGLVDSLLYVIRIAIEKSNIGNKIVENCVCILRNLSYRCQEVEDPNYDKNPIPHHSSADGSVGGGGGGGGAIVSAASSKGENLGCFGASKKKKEQQAAAAAAQQQAAADKDHSSSNGDPARMAYKNTAHYKGAEQLWQPDVVHSYLALLQSCSNPETLEAAAGALQNLAACYWQPSIEIRATVRKEKGLPILVELLRMEVDRVVCAVATALRNLAIDQRNKELIGKYAMRDLVQKLPSGNPQCDQGTSDDTIAAVLATLNEVIKKNAEFARSLLDAGGVERLMNMSRQKLKYTPRVLKFASQLLFTMWQHQDLRDVYKKHGWKEQDFVTKTIASRNLNSSNGGGGGGSSYSDNSPNSPNNTLNRPMASQSGTRYEDRTMKRQQASSSANNGGQAMSLPPGDGTIKMGR is encoded by the exons ATGCATAGTGAGGATGATCTAATTGCCCGAGCACAACAACACAACCAGCAGCAAACGACGCAGCAGATCACGACCATCACAAAGGTCGTCCGCGAGGTGAAACAGTTGGGACCGGATGGTGGACAACCGTTCGACTATGTAGCAATGCCTCTAGACATGGGAACCGACGGTCAACCGATCGACTACGTGTCGATGCCGATGGGGATGTACACCACCCGGACGCAGTACTTGAACTTTAACCACATGGACCAACCGGAGCAGCTGGTGGGCGGTGCGCCTCAGTCCCACCTGCAGCCCGGTGGAAAGGTGCTGGGTGGTGGCATCGGAgcaggcggtggtggtggtggcggcggcggaggACCAGGAGGGAGTATGGCGGGTGGTCAAGGCCACTACCAGGACTATGAACACTACGCGCAGTACACGGACACCGGATATGATCTGGGACAGCCGACGCACCATCCGGGTCATCACGCGCAGTCGTATCTCGGTGACTATCAGATGAACGACCGCTCGAACACACCGCACACGTCGAGCGAGAACAGTGAATCATCCATCCCGATGCCGATGGGTGTGGCGCAGCTGGGCAACCCTTCGGCGAACCTGCTAGCGGCGGGCCCGGGTGGCTACCTGCAGGGCCAGTACGACGAGATGGGCGAGTACGTGATTGCACCGTCACCCGGTGGACCCGTGGACCGGCTCTATCCGGACAACCCGTCGGCCATGGTGTACGGATACGTTTCGACGCCACCCTACGGTACGATCAGCTCGCATATGGATCCGAACGGAGTCGGTGGCGTGGTGGAGCCGACGTACGCCACCAAACAGCAGCTCGCTTATGAGGCAGCCACTGGACAGCAACGGGGAGCGGGAGGAGGTGGGAGTGTGATGGCACCGGACGGATCGTGCTACTACGATGGCGGCGATGACGATCTGCACCAGCAGATGTCGAACCTGCAGATACATAATCACGTGTTTCTCCAGCACATCATCACATCACCCGGTGGGGGTGGTGGCCGGGGAGGAGCGGGAGTTGCCAATGGACCTGGCGAGGGCAGTGGTGGAGCGGGCGGCATGCTCGATCTGGACGAGCAGCGTCAGATGAAGTGGCGCGATCCGAATCTCACCGAGGTGATCGGCTTCCTGAGCCATCCGAACAATGCGATCAAGGCGAATGCGGCCGCCTACCTGCAGCACCTGTGCTACATGGACGATCCAAACAAGCAGCGGACGCGGACACTCGGTGGTATCCCGCCGCTGGTCAAGCTGCTCGGGCACGAGAACACTGACGTGTTTCGTAACGCGTGCGGTGCACTGCGGAACCTGTCGTACGGGCGGCAGAACGACGAGAACAAACGTGCAATTAATGCGGCCGGCGGCATCCAGGCACTGATCCACCTGCTGCGCCGGACGGCCGAATCCGACATCAAAGAGTTGGTGACCGGCATCATCTGGAATATGTCGTCCTGCGAGGACCTAAAGCGATTCATCATCGACGACGCGGTGGTGGTGATCGTGTCGTACATCATCATTCCTCATTCCGGCTGGGATCCGGCGAATCCGGGCGAAACATGCTGGAGCACGGTGTTCCGCAACGCGTCCGGCATCCTGCGCAACGTCAGCTCGGCCGGGGAGTATGCGCGGAAAAAGCTGCGCGAGTGCGAAGGCCTCGTCGATTCGCTACTGTACGTCATCCGGATAGCGATCGAGAAGTCGAACATTGGTAACAAGATCGTGGAGAATTGCGTCTGCATCTTGCGCAACCTTTCCTACCGGTGCCAGGAGGTGGAGGATCCGAACTACGACAAGAACCCGATCCCGCACCACAGTTCCGCCGATGGTAGcgtcggcggtggcggcggcggtggtggcgcaATCGTCAGTGCCGCTTCGTCCAAGGGCGAAAACTTAGGCTGCTTTGGGGCgagtaaaaagaagaaagagcaGCAggcagctgcagctgctgcacaGCAGCAGGCGGCCGCGGACAAAGACCACTCGAGTTCGAACGGTGATCCGGCGCGGATGGCTTACAAAAATACTGCCCATTACAAAG GAGCTGAGCAGCTGTGGCAACCGGACGTTGTACATTCTTATCTTGCCTTACTGCAGAGCTGTTCGAACCCGGAGACGCTCGAGGCGGCGGCGGGCGCACTGCAGAATCTGGCCGCCTGCTACTGGCAGCCGAGCATAGAGATCCGGGCGACGGTGCGCAAGGAGAAGGGCCTGCCGATCCTGGTGGAGCTGCTGCGCATGGAGGTGGACCGGGTGGTGTGCGCGGTAGCGACCGCCCTCCGAAATCTAGCTATCGACCAAAGAAACAAGGAGCTGATCGGCAAGTACGCGATGCGCGACCTGGTGCAGAAGCTTCCGTCTGGCAATCCGCAGTGCGACCAGGGCACGTCCGACGACACGATAGCGGCCGTGCTGGCCACCCTGAACGAAGTCATCAAGAAGAACGCCGAATTCGCACGTTCACTGTTGGACGCGGGCGGTGTCGAGCGGCTGATGAACATGTCGCGCCAGAAGCTCAAATATACGCCGCGCGTGCTTAAGTTTGCCAGCCAGCTACTGTTCACCATGTGGCAGCATCAGGATCTGCGCGATGTATACAAGAAGCACGGCTGGAAGGAGCAGGACTTCGTGACGAAGACGATCGCGTCACGCAACCTCAACAGCAGcaacggcggcggtggcggcggcagcagctaCAGTGACAACTCGCCCAACTCGCCCAACAACACACTGAACCGTCCGATGGCGTCGCAGAGCGGCACCAGGTACGAAGATCGCACCATGAAGCGCCAGCAGGCGTCCTCGTCGGCAAACAATGGTGGGCAGGCGATGTCATTGCCGCCCGGTGACGGCACGATCAAGATGG ggAGATGA